AAAGTTACTACCCCACTGTCTTCTGTTAACTGGATTTATTAGGAAATTACCCAATAGATTTAGATAAGGAAAATTCAAAAACTAAAGTGTTACCTAGTTGGGGAGttagtgtatttttttcctatacagTACTGAAAAGCTGAAGTTGGTATCAAGCAATTGCTAGTTGTAGGTGCATCAAGttaagtgatttaaaaatctttgagaTCATTATTTTGGAGATGCTGTATAAATAGATCTATCACTAGATTTTCCTTCTCAATTCTGTCAGTCAAGTAGAGTATGCCTCCTTTCCTAGTGATAGGGGAAAAAAGGGTGTGCAAGAGCTTGGGTTTTctatctccctcctctctccttagGCTACTTGGATAATTTCATGAGACTTCTATCCCCATGctgtctcctctttttttttctggctaatAATTGTCAAGaatttatacaatgaaaattttacaaattCCATCTCGGTAAATGTCTAGTAGCAACTGTAGCAAGTAcaatgttttccttattttttttaagattttattcatttatttttagaaagggaagggagggagaaagagaaacatcaatgtgctgttgctgggggtcatggcctgcaacccaggcatgtaccctgcctgggaatcgaacctgcgacactttggttcgcagcccgcgctcaatccactgagctacgccaaccagggtgttttccttattttattaagCTGAAGTTTATAGAAATTAAACAAGTTTCTGAAGGacacataattaataaatagtagaGTCTGATCTGTGATTCTGGTTTTACATCAGACAGGGTTCCTATAAGAGGCTCCAGCCTAGGTTCATGATCTAACCATCAATATGATTAAAAACCTCAAAattggccctgaccagtgtggctcagttggttgagcatcgtcctgtaaaGCAGAAAGCCGcatgttcgattcctggtcagggcacatgcctggctgtgGTGGTTTGGgcacatttgagaggcaactgatcacaactgatcaatgtttctctccctttctccctcccttcccctctctctaaaaataaataaataaaatctttaattaaaaaaaacctcttgaaGTGGGATTATGGTCTGTAATTGCCAGTGGAATTTAATTCTAGTTCCTACTATCTAAAGAATGGAAACATTTCTGAGGTTACCACAAAACTAAAGAATCTATAACTCTTTTCTAAAGAACTGTGATAAAATGAGCTTTGATAAAGAAAGGTTTTAGGTAACATTAGTTATCTCATAAAAGTGTCTTAAAGGATCTTTTAATATTCACAGAAAACATAGTACATCTGCTCTTGGCTAATTTAGaggatttatattttatcttccttataATGTACACATAACTGCTGAAGGAATTGTGTAACAAAATCCATCACAAGGAACGCATGAATGAGATTTACATCAGAAAAGTCAAAGTCACTTGTAAAACCCCATTACTTAGGCAAATATCGTAGGTGGGAAGATGGCACTGAAAGGAGAGGTTGGGATGTAAAACACAAATCTGTTTAGCATCACAGTTTTGCTAAGTCCAACCATTTAGAGAACATATACAGAAGGTCCAACTGAAgtctctaaaagaaaaagaaatttgtaggTGTGAACAGAATTGAATAGGATctcatataaaatatttggaaattaattgCTTAAGACCAGTATAGAATTCCTTTTCTTAACTGGGGTGTAATTGACATAGGgttgtattagtttcagctgtacaacataatgatttggttTTTGAATGATACAATTCATAGTTAGGATTGCTTGTGTAATGGTCAAATGTGATATTACAATCTCATGGAAAAAAGCTTCCTAGAGATTCTGACAAATTGCTTTGTCTTTTTGGGATCCAGTTTCTTCATTACTACCAACCTCACtgggtttttgtgaggattaaatgagataatatatatagaaataatatgTAAACTGTTAGTGTTAAGGCATCAGGATGCAACAGGGACCCCAAAAGCCAACAATTACTTGACATACTGAGTATATGAACAAAAACTTTTGAATTGACTCTTCTTAGGCAGAGGTATAGGAATGTTTAGTTTTTACCAAGCAGCAAACATGACAGGTATAGAAAGGAGAAATGGTGGCTTTTGTTTAGACTGAGCTTAGGTCATATCTTGGAAAACAGTTCAGATTAGAGGTACTTCAACAATacctatataatttttgaaatagaaaagaaaaatatccaaatcaatgaatgCTTTGGCTAAAACCCACTTGGGAACAAGAATGTTCTTTGGTGCCAAATTACCGTCCAATTTTATTCTATGGCTAAAATCCCAAGAATTGCAGGGGTGAAACAGGGCCAAACAaagttttctattaaaataaaaggccCCAAGTGATGAATGGAAACTTGGAACAGGCTTTAATGGCAATACTAGAAGCCAGAAATTAACTTAAATACAAATTTACAAATTTCTGTCATGTGTGGAGTCTTAGAGAGAACACTGGTAGTAATTTTAGTGAATTAGAAGCATGGCTTAACCTAGGCAGTTGTTATTTGTATTCCAGAGACCTCCACTTGCTGCTAGGTTAGCTTGGAAACTTGATGCTTCCACGTCATGAGTCACTGATGAAATGTTGAATGGATGAGACCGGTGATGGATGCGTCTCTGCAGTTACCTATCAGACTTCTTCCAAGTTGAAGCATTCCATTAATAAGTACTCTTTGGCACAGTTATTCAAACAATTATAAAATTGCCTAACTATCCTGTCTTtcagcctttcttttttcattttgtctgcAAGGATATTAGGAGACTTTGCTTAATGTCTCCGTGAATTCCAGATAGGCTCGGCCTATAGCATTTCCCTTATCAATGATTTCTGCAACCGAAAACCTAAAATGCCTATACAAATGTTTGTCTAGGTGGTTGGTTTTATGTTCCCAGTGCTCAGTTAAAAAATAGTCCCTAGtatgaatgtttttgtttctaagtGCTCATAAAGAGCCATGTTAGTAATATTGTAGTTTTGAAGAAATTTATATCAAGTTCAATGACACTTTAAAGACAGGAAATTTGTTTCTTTGGTCATATTTGTAGATCATTATCTTGCTACACACTCTTGATTTCCTTACAGCACAATGATACTTCGTATCTCCTCACTGATCTTGAGGTTCAAGTTTCGCTTAAACATTTTCTTCaatgaaaaataaggaatttGGATGGGATGGTTTCTAAATATCTCTCAACTTGTAACATTCTGTGATTTTTGTTAGGCCATCTCAGTTGAGAATATAGATAGAGAAGCAAAACTCTAAAATAATTGAATAGCTTGAGTTCATCTGTTCATAGAGCACAGAATCTGTCCCAAGCCTTCAATGGATTCTCCCTGTTCATTGTTACTCCTCCAAAGATAGTTTGAGTCCTTTTGTTTATTCTGAGCAATTTTCTGATGCCTCAGTTAAGAATCAACTAAACATTGCAGAACGAAACATTTAGAGGATTTGTCCCTGGAAGATAATGTGTTCCCTCTGCAGGGAAGGGAATGTGCCGTTGCCACATCCCCCGGATGCTGTAACTGTAGGGAACGCTGTAATCATACAGGAAAGCGTGTGCCTTGTGGGACTGTGTGCAGGTCAGAGGTCCTGTTCCCTCCCAACAGGAGGGAGTTTTTTAAACTGCCTTGGACTAAAGGTAGCCCCAAAGGATGTTCATTtgtctgtgttttaaaattatatatcatgTGCTTGGTTTgtggaaaacataaataaatgcacaacttaaaaatgaaaattaggtCCTTCCCTATTTGGCAGATATTTTTATAATGGTCAGCCCAAAGCCTGGTCAAATAAATGAGCATGTGCCCTTGCCCTGTGGCCAAAAGGCTCCAGATTGTTTGGTTCCCTAAAGTAAAATGTTGTTTGATGCTAAtaatggagaaaggaaaatttaTGTGAATTAGGAGAGCTCACAGAGTGCCAGTATTTTTCTTATAGGCTTCATACAGTTGTACTGTGATTGGTTTTGCTCCTGTGCCCAGTAACCTCACGACAGATGCATTTTATAAATACCAGTGAGGGATACCATGGAGGGATGCTATTTCGGAGTTCCTTTCTAGCACAGCAGTCAACAAAACCATGTCTTATCATCGTGCTTCTCTTATCATGtcaccttttttgtttgttatgagCAAGGAATACCTTCACTTTACAACTGTAATACAACATAGAAAGAGTGATAACATAATACTTTGGAGAAGAGTCTTTCTTCATGTCTCCAGGTTAGATATGccttgattttcaaattttaaaggaagaaaactgtagtAAAATCATCGCAGGCTCTCGAGCCCTCTCTCTATTAGACGTAGTCTGACCATATGCAACAGAGGGCGAGTGCCTGAACGGAAGCAGCTCTTTTTGAATTTTCTGAGagatctgaagaaaatgaaacaatcatCACTTATTACTGAGAGTTTGTAAGGTTTCCCATGCTGTGAAGAATACACAGAAATGTAAGACATGGCTTCTGCTTGAAGGTTGcttataattaaagaaataatattacaGAATTTTGATCAATTAAAGAATGACACATGCCAGCATTCAGAGATATTTGGTAGactgtgaaagagaaaaagattattatgtttatttatttttaaatatattttattgattatgttattaccattgtcccatttcccccctttattcccctctgccctgcgcactccctcccactctcattccccccctttaattcatgtccatgtgttgtacgTGTAAGTTccttgacttctacatttcccatactattcttaacttccccctgtctattttctacctaccgtttatgctacttattcccggtaccttttccccctctctctccctcccactcccctgctgataaccctccatgtgatctccatttctgtgattctgttcctgttctagttgtttgcctagttcatttttgtgtttgttttgttttaggttcagttgttaatagttgtgagttagAGAAAAAGCCAATTTGTTTAGAATAGGCAATGCTTCAGGGGTTAGGTGGGTTTTAGGATGGACCTTGAATTAAATATAAGATtcagaaagggggagaaaaaagaagctaTTTCTGTTTGCAAGAATTGTATAAGTAAAATTCTAAATTCAGTTCTTGATGatgttaaaaaaacattaattaagtACCTCCGTGCCAAGTCTATACTAGGCTCCGGAGATGATAGCATCTTTGGGAACTTGTTTGTACTGTGTTGCCAAAGTATCTTCACATATCCTAAAAAGTTGAATATCTTGTGAGGAAATAAATGCCTTGATGTAATACTTATGccagaattcccttttctttggTGATGTAGAAAGGGACTGGTTTTCATTTTCCAAACATAGGGTAACTCTAGAAATAATTGGAAAAGCATAATGTTGGTGCACACTCCCCTTCCCATCATCACTGACTTCCTGTCTGGCATAGTTACAGGTGCTTCTCTGTGTTTGACACCTAAAGGGTCTTGCCACGTATAGATGGCCAACTAAGGTGTTATCTGATGATAATAAATTATTGCATTTTAACaataatagttaatattataCTCATCAGTCACTATGCCCATTGTTTCATGTGCATCATCTCGTGTAATCATAATGACCCTATGAGTTTTACTTAATATTGTTGTCCCTAATTAACTTAGGTTAAGTATCATGGCCAAGGCCACAGAGTTAGTCATTGGCAGGGGTGTGACTGACTGCAAAGTCTATGTTTCTAGTCACTGTGCTATCCTGCTTTGTCATAGGGACTTCTTTAAGATCCAAGGGAAAGAAATGCTTAACAGTGTGGTAGAGGCATTAGCATTAATATCTGTAGATAGGGCACTGGCCAGCAGTCTAATCCCATTTCATCAACTTGTAAGGTTGACGAGAGACTAAGTACAACAGCATGAGGAACTAAATCACTGTGGCGCCAAGTATAGATTGTACCATCTCTTCAGAGCGATGTCTTTGCGGTGGCGGATTTGTGTTGGCTCTACGTGTGCCTTCTCAGTCTTTGAGGGAATAAATACTAGTTGAAGCTTATGATTCCAACACATCAAAATGGACAAGCTGGCAGATGTCCTTGCTGGCAGATGACAAAATTGCTAAAAGACAAGCCCTGGTTTTTCTCCCAAGATGTGACAGTTGGGGGCTTCCATTAATCTCTTCCTTAAGTGCCTGTGATCTTTTCCGGGGCACAGGGCCACACATGGTCAATACCCAGTGGCCACGTTtctgggctgcaggcagaggaggcagcCACGGTGAGGGCCTGGGAGGAGATGAGGGAAGTAAAGGTCACTCTCCCTGACAATTTATAACTCAATTCCATTTATAAgccatttattttcagaagtaaGTAATGGGTGAAGACAAAGGCCAATTCATGCACTTGAGCATTTAAGGCTTTCTGAGATCAGATTACCACAGCAAACAGAGACAAGGTTACAGCAGGGAcattttgggagaagccagagacCTAAGAAAGAAGATGGGGATAGAATGTGATGGAAATTGCTTTCCACTCTGCTCTCTGGAGGGAACAGAGGGCAAATAGGAAGCAGCAGTGATAGCAGGAAACTGGGAGCTTCTCTGGAATACAATTGGTTAGTTTGGGGAGTGTTGTCAGCAAGTGCACTTggtgggtggaaggaagggatgtGCTAGTCCAGGCCTCTGAAATCTGGGTGTCAGAATCATTGCCTTGGCCTCTATGCCAAATGTCAAGTCTTAGTCTGGCTTCGTTTCAGTTCATAGCTGGAAAATGACCACAGAGGAAGATGCTAGGAGACCAAGAAGAGAAAGGACATTTTTGTGAGTGCTGTTTGCATGTGGGGCAATGGATTTTAAGCTCTTGGGGAAGAGATTACAGGGCTTGGGAAGAGTGTATTTTCAGAACAGAGATGCAGAGGCAGTGACACAGCATGGGAAGGATTCCTGTGACCCCTCTGCCTTCCTGTTCACGGAAGAGAAGTGGTTGTCTTTTGTTGCCTCTGCAGCAATACGAGGTGGAGTCTTAGGGGAACTGAGACTCACAGATGTAAAGGAGCGTTATATTTTTGGAAGGTGAGCTGCAGCCATTGAAACTGCTGGCTGTTGTAAAATAAATCACAGCCTCCCACATTTTGCTTAATAACAGCAGGCTTTTCACTGCAGAGCATTATAATGGAGTCCGAATTCCAGGCAGGTCTGGGAAATCAAGGGTAACTCCCTTGATTGAATGGTTTTGTGGGCTCTTGAGGACATTGTCACCcattaaagaacatttaaaaaattactcttgaaagaacaaagaaaatgtctCGGGTGATAAATGAAGAAGATTTgaagtaaaataaggaaaagttTGAAGGAAGaatctctttaaatttttacCAGATTCCCTCACTATGATCAAAAGGGTAAAATAAGAGTTTAGCCTGCAACTTCATGGGgacaaatttttaaagagagaattttgaaaCCTGAACTCCTGTTTGTTTGCCAAGGCACCCGCTGAAAGGAAGGGCCACAAGGCTTGGGTCAGACTTGAGTGTTGAATCCCAGAATGCTAGTTCTAGGTTTCCTCTGAAGGAAGACAGCACTCCCCACGCCCCTCCCTTTGCCCTAGGAGTTGAATACTTTATGCAGTGATCACGAGTTTTCCAGGAAAAATGTTGGGGTCAGGTAAAGAATCAAGCCCCATCACCAATAACCCCAGAGcgccgccgccccccaccccgcccgcgtTTGTTTCCTCCGAAGGTGGAGCCTCCGCCCAGACGCCCTGCTCAGCTGAGGCCTTccgtttatttttcttattgcgcTTGGAAATCTTTTCCTGGGGAGCTGATAGCCGGAGTCCTAGAGACAACTGCTTTTCCCACAATAATCTCCTTACGAAACCGTTAAGCAGCCGAGGGACCTTGGAGGCTGGATGAACTGGacggtgggggcagggagacagggagtgGCCGTGTCCCCGTGGTCTGCTGGGATCCGGTGGGTCCAGAGTGCAGGAGTTGGGGCTGGAGTGGCTGGACAGAGTGAGCAGTGCGGGCCGCCGGCTACCTCGGTGCGGAATCGGACGGGGACCTGCTGAGCAcgacccccctcccctctgcttccttttccctccctctggaGCAGCCGCGGCGGCGGAGGCTACAGGAAGCGAAGCCAAGCTGAGCGACTCCGCGGCGAGCGGAGGAGCTGGGATATGGGGAGTCAgcggggcggcggggccgggAGCCCTCCGGAGGGCCTACCGGGGGAGCGGCCGCCGGCGTTTGCCAGCGCGTGAGCCGTGGGGAGCGGGCGCCTGGCCGCAGGagcggaggcggaggcggggcCCGGGCGTGGAGCGCGGCTAGGGAAGCTGCTGCCTCCCGCCCTGCCCGGCTGCCTCCGCCGGGGCCAGTGGCTATGGAGCTGGCGTGCAGCAGACCTGCGGCGACAGAGCACACACGACTCCGGCTGCCtatgccctggctgctgctgctgctgcggtctctcccgctgctgctgctgctgctgttgccgGGCCCAGCGGCCTCCCAGCTGCGATACTCGGTGCCGGAGGAGCAGGCACCCGGCGCCCTCGTGGGCAACGTGGCTAGAgcgctggggctggagctgcggCGCttggggccaggctgcctgcgCATTAACCATCTGGGTTCACCCAGCCCGCGCTATCTGGAGCTGGACCTGACAAGCGGAGCGCTCTTCGTTAACGAGCGCATTGACCGGGAGGCGCTGTGTGAGCAGCGGCCTCGCTGCCTGCTCAGCTTGGAAGTGCTGGCGCACAGCCCCGTGGCGGTGAGCACCGTGGAGGTGGAGGTACTGGACATCAATGACAACTCGCCGCGCTTCCCGCGGTCTGATTACCAGCTTCAGGTAAGCGAATCGGTGGCTCCTGGAGCGCGCTTTCACATAGAGAGCGCGCAGGACCCCGACGTGGGCACGAACTCGGTGCAGACCTACGAGCTCAGCCCGAGCGAGCACTTCGAGCTGGACCTGAAACCATTTCAGGAGAACAGTAAGGTGCTGGAGCTGGTGCTGCGCAAGGGCCTAGACCGAGAGCAGGCAGTCTGGCACCACCTGGTTCTCACAGCTGTGGACGGCGGCAGCCCAGCCCGCTCCGGCACAGCACAGATCTCGGTGCGCGTCCTGGACACTAACGACAATTCTCCCTCTTTCGACCAGTCCACTTACCGCGTCCAGCTGCGGGAGGACGCGCCGCCAGGCACATTGGTGGTGAAGCTGAATGCCTCAGACCCGGATGAGGGCTCCAACGGAGAGCTCAGGTATTCCTTGAGCAGCTACACGTCGGACAGGGAGAGGCAGCTCTTCAGCATTGATGCCAGCACAGGGGAAGTGCGGGTAAGTGGAGCGCTGGATTATGAGGAGGCCTCTTCTTATCAGATCTATGTACAAGCGACTGACAGGGGTCCAGTGCCCATGGTGGGTCACTGCAAGGTGCTGGTGGACATCGTGGACGTGAATGATAATGCACCAGAAGTGGTACTCACAGACCTGTATAGCCCAGTGCCTGAGGATGCTGCACTCAACACGGTGGTGGCCCTTCTCAGTGTCAATGATCAAGACTCAGGCCCCAACCGGAAAGTGAGCTTGGGCTTGGAGGCCACACTGCCTTTCCGGCTGAACGGCTTTGGAAACTCCTACACACTGGTAGTGAGTGGCCCCCTGGACAGGGAGCGGGTGGCTGCCTATAACATCACAGTGACAGCCACTGATGGGGGAGTGCCACAGCTCACGTCCCAGCGGACACTGCAGGTTAAGATCTCTGACATCAATGACAACCCACCAAGCTTCCTGAAGGACTCTTACTCCATCTATGTCCAGGAGAACAATCTGCCAGGAGTGTTGCTCTGCGCTGTGCAAGCCACAGACCCAGATGAAAAGGAGAATGCAGAGGTGACCTACTCCCTCCTGGAGAGGGAGATTCAAGGGCTGCCAGTCACCTCCTATGTCTCCATTGACCCTGCCAGTGGCAGCCTTTATGCTGTCACCTCCTTTGACTATGAGAAGTTTCGGGAGTTCTTGGTGACTGTGGAGGCCCAGGACAAGGGGAGCCCACCACTGAGCAGCACTGTGACCGCCAACGTGTATGTGGTAGACATGAATGACCATGCCCCTTACATCCTCTACCCTACCTCAACCAATTCATCAACAGCCATTGAGATGGTGCCTCGGACTGCCCCTGCTGGCTACCTGGTCACCAAAGTCATAGCCATGGACTCAGACTCTGGGCAAAACGCTTGGCTCTTTTACCATCTGGCCCAGACTTCTGACCTGGACCTCTTTAAAGTAGAACTACACACAGGAGAAATTAGGACTACCAGGAAGATGGGAGATGAGAGTGGAACCACTTTCAACCTGACCGTGCTGGTCCGAGACAATGGAGAGCCATCACTGTCAGCCTCTGTGTCCATTACAGTAGCTGTGGTGGATAGAGTTTCCAGAATCCTCCCTGATACTCAGAGACACATTCGGAGTCCTCGGACATACTCTGAAATTACACTTTATCTAATAATAGCATTAAGCACagtatcttttatatttcttttgacaATCATTGTTTTGAGCATCATCAAGTGCTACCGCTACACTGCCTACGGCACTGCTTGCTGCGGAGGCTTCTGTGGAGTGAGGGAGCGGTGCCGCTCAGACCTGTACAAACAGGCCAATAACAATATTGATGCCAGGATACCGCATGGCCTCAAAGTGCAGCCTCACTTCATTGAAGTGCGAGGGAATGGCTCCCTCACCAAGACCTATTGCTACAAGGCCTGTCTGACAGCAGGCTCAGGGAGTGACACTTTCATGTTTTACAACACAGGGGCGCAGACAGGacctgggcctgggggagcccAAGCAGCAGCAAGTGACAGCAGGCCTCACAGTGGCCTCACAGGTGGACAAAGTGGACAGAGTGCTGGGAACCTGATTATTCTAAAAAATGAGGCTGTTTCTCAAAATGAGGTGAGATAGTAGTCAGGGGGGCTTCCACAAAGTCATACATTTTTCACCCTCCCCTTCCATATCATGTGCATGGCTTTAAAGGTTGTTTCCCATGACAGGGGTTATCTGGCAAACTGAGTATATACAGTACCTGTGCTCTGATTGTAATCTGCTGTGTTTCCTCTCTGCAAAAGTGGTACTAGAGAATTGCttttactttccattttcttttcagatataTGAAGCTTTGACCTTAACATTGTGTGAGGAATGAGGATTAGccttaaatatttgatattaaattcAGCTCTGTTGAGAAATAGTATAGGCTTGAGAATAAAACAATGCTATAGGGCATAACATTGAGATTCAAGGAGAAATGGCCTCTGCTATGTTACGCACAGGGAAAGTTCTCTGAAATGCTGTAGGAGTGTTGTTTTATAAAAAGCTCTGAAACCTCTAGGGGCTGTGGTGGTCACCTCTGTGTGTGGTCCCTGTTTATGCCTTGAATTATCTACAGTGAAAATTATCCAGTTAATATTTCTAGTAATTGCACTGAACTCATGTGATAGAATATTCCAGAAATTCATGGCAGAGGTGATAAAGCCAAAGAACATGGACCTCAACCCGAAGCCCAAGTTTGCTTTGGCTGTTTGATGTGGTAACTCTTCAACAGGGGCCGTCAGAGGAAATGAATGGTGGTAAGCAGAGAGACAAAGAACCAATTTTTGTCTGGTTGGACCAGGGAGATAACAGAATGAGTGGATTAGGGATGT
The genomic region above belongs to Phyllostomus discolor isolate MPI-MPIP mPhyDis1 chromosome 13, mPhyDis1.pri.v3, whole genome shotgun sequence and contains:
- the LOC114509084 gene encoding protocadherin alpha-C2 isoform X1, with amino-acid sequence MELACSRPAATEHTRLRLPMPWLLLLLRSLPLLLLLLLPGPAASQLRYSVPEEQAPGALVGNVARALGLELRRLGPGCLRINHLGSPSPRYLELDLTSGALFVNERIDREALCEQRPRCLLSLEVLAHSPVAVSTVEVEVLDINDNSPRFPRSDYQLQVSESVAPGARFHIESAQDPDVGTNSVQTYELSPSEHFELDLKPFQENSKVLELVLRKGLDREQAVWHHLVLTAVDGGSPARSGTAQISVRVLDTNDNSPSFDQSTYRVQLREDAPPGTLVVKLNASDPDEGSNGELRYSLSSYTSDRERQLFSIDASTGEVRVSGALDYEEASSYQIYVQATDRGPVPMVGHCKVLVDIVDVNDNAPEVVLTDLYSPVPEDAALNTVVALLSVNDQDSGPNRKVSLGLEATLPFRLNGFGNSYTLVVSGPLDRERVAAYNITVTATDGGVPQLTSQRTLQVKISDINDNPPSFLKDSYSIYVQENNLPGVLLCAVQATDPDEKENAEVTYSLLEREIQGLPVTSYVSIDPASGSLYAVTSFDYEKFREFLVTVEAQDKGSPPLSSTVTANVYVVDMNDHAPYILYPTSTNSSTAIEMVPRTAPAGYLVTKVIAMDSDSGQNAWLFYHLAQTSDLDLFKVELHTGEIRTTRKMGDESGTTFNLTVLVRDNGEPSLSASVSITVAVVDRVSRILPDTQRHIRSPRTYSEITLYLIIALSTVSFIFLLTIIVLSIIKCYRYTAYGTACCGGFCGVRERCRSDLYKQANNNIDARIPHGLKVQPHFIEVRGNGSLTKTYCYKACLTAGSGSDTFMFYNTGAQTGPGPGGAQAAASDSRPHSGLTGGQSGQSAGNLIILKNEAVSQNEPRQPNPDWRYSASLRAGMHSSVHLEEAGILWAGPGGPDQQWPTVSSATPEPEAGEVSPPVGAGVNSNSWTFKYGPGNPKQSGPGELPDKFIIPGSPAIISIRQEPTNSQIDKSDFITFGKKEETKKKKKKKKGNKTQEKKEKGNSTTDNSDQ
- the LOC114509084 gene encoding protocadherin alpha-C2 isoform X5; protein product: MELACSRPAATEHTRLRLPMPWLLLLLRSLPLLLLLLLPGPAASQLRYSVPEEQAPGALVGNVARALGLELRRLGPGCLRINHLGSPSPRYLELDLTSGALFVNERIDREALCEQRPRCLLSLEVLAHSPVAVSTVEVEVLDINDNSPRFPRSDYQLQVSESVAPGARFHIESAQDPDVGTNSVQTYELSPSEHFELDLKPFQENSKVLELVLRKGLDREQAVWHHLVLTAVDGGSPARSGTAQISVRVLDTNDNSPSFDQSTYRVQLREDAPPGTLVVKLNASDPDEGSNGELRYSLSSYTSDRERQLFSIDASTGEVRVSGALDYEEASSYQIYVQATDRGPVPMVGHCKVLVDIVDVNDNAPEVVLTDLYSPVPEDAALNTVVALLSVNDQDSGPNRKVSLGLEATLPFRLNGFGNSYTLVVSGPLDRERVAAYNITVTATDGGVPQLTSQRTLQVKISDINDNPPSFLKDSYSIYVQENNLPGVLLCAVQATDPDEKENAEVTYSLLEREIQGLPVTSYVSIDPASGSLYAVTSFDYEKFREFLVTVEAQDKGSPPLSSTVTANVYVVDMNDHAPYILYPTSTNSSTAIEMVPRTAPAGYLVTKVIAMDSDSGQNAWLFYHLAQTSDLDLFKVELHTGEIRTTRKMGDESGTTFNLTVLVRDNGEPSLSASVSITVAVVDRVSRILPDTQRHIRSPRTYSEITLYLIIALSTVSFIFLLTIIVLSIIKCYRYTAYGTACCGGFCGVRERCRSDLYKQANNNIDARIPHGLKVQPHFIEVRGNGSLTKTYCYKACLTAGSGSDTFMFYNTGAQTGPGPGGAQAAASDSRPHSGLTGGQSGQSAGNLIILKNEAVSQNEPRQPNPDWRYSASLRAGMHSSVHLEEAGILWAGPGGPDQQWPTVSSATPEPEAGEVSPPVGAGVNSNSWTFKYGPGNPKQSGPEPKKQTQVSFLLRRKGEASQPHQ